A single region of the Nitrososphaerota archaeon genome encodes:
- a CDS encoding Nre family DNA repair protein encodes MTRNYFNNKWISQILEDKKVLFDLNISEGLRIVKKDYLCIICRGARLLCGKTRCPIMVKLYSLIKTKVLNIENFLEGSAPPDIFIGRIGYPKVYIGPLVPPIIGDTKIFSTPEKWIGKKIDEIIDMRSQLIRGKYLVDVYSPSKDLDKISLMIQELSLSSSSINTELFFEKKPSGAIVLSSEFEPFGPSAPIKSLKIGNYKTNKIIEKAYYDYDMKAEEAVIMLYFSNVNISAIQRAFSSGCFGLKKNRRFVPTRWSITAVDSIISNNLIREIKNFPIINEYQVYSFNNIGNKFVILMIPTKWKYESMEAWWPGTFWNPQRNIIIYGDYEYFSGRTTYAEIGGCYYAARLAVTEKLYEMKRQAGVIIFREIYPEYILPIGVWNVRESVRASLKNKSMNFNNLKDALNYISSILKIPLKKWFEASTLLKEELYQKKILDFIS; translated from the coding sequence ATGACAAGAAATTATTTTAATAATAAATGGATTTCACAAATATTAGAAGATAAAAAAGTTTTATTTGATCTTAATATAAGTGAAGGATTAAGAATAGTAAAAAAAGATTATTTATGCATTATATGTAGAGGAGCAAGACTTTTATGTGGAAAAACTAGATGCCCTATAATGGTTAAATTATATTCTCTTATAAAAACTAAAGTTCTTAATATAGAAAATTTTCTTGAAGGAAGCGCTCCTCCAGATATTTTTATTGGAAGAATAGGTTATCCCAAAGTATATATTGGACCATTAGTTCCTCCAATAATTGGAGATACTAAAATTTTTTCAACTCCAGAAAAATGGATTGGTAAAAAAATTGATGAAATAATAGATATGCGTTCTCAACTTATTAGAGGAAAATATTTAGTAGATGTATATTCTCCATCAAAAGATTTAGATAAAATTTCTTTAATGATACAAGAGCTTAGTCTTTCATCTTCTTCAATAAATACTGAATTATTTTTTGAAAAAAAACCTAGTGGAGCAATAGTTTTAAGCAGTGAATTTGAACCTTTTGGCCCATCAGCTCCTATTAAATCATTAAAAATTGGAAATTATAAAACAAATAAAATAATAGAAAAAGCATATTATGATTATGATATGAAAGCTGAAGAAGCTGTTATAATGCTATATTTTTCTAATGTAAATATTTCAGCTATTCAAAGAGCTTTTAGTAGTGGATGTTTTGGTTTAAAGAAAAATAGGAGATTTGTTCCTACTAGATGGAGTATAACAGCTGTTGATAGTATAATATCGAATAATTTAATAAGAGAAATAAAGAATTTTCCTATAATTAATGAATATCAAGTATATTCTTTTAATAATATTGGAAATAAATTTGTTATATTAATGATTCCTACAAAATGGAAATATGAATCAATGGAAGCATGGTGGCCTGGAACATTTTGGAATCCACAAAGAAATATAATAATATATGGAGATTATGAATATTTTTCAGGTAGAACAACGTATGCAGAAATTGGCGGATGTTATTATGCTGCAAGACTTGCAGTAACTGAAAAACTTTATGAAATGAAAAGACAAGCAGGAGTTATAATTTTTAGAGAAATATACCCTGAGTATATTTTACCAATAGGAGTATGGAATGTTAGAGAAAGTGTTAGAGCGTCATTAAAGAATAAATCTATGAATTTTAATAATTTAAAAGATGCATTAAATTATATTTCTTCAATATTAAAAATTCCTCTTAAAAAATGGTTTGAAGCAAGCACATTATTAAAAGAAGAGCTTTATCAAAAAAAGATTTTAGATTTTATTTCATAA
- a CDS encoding glycosyltransferase family 39 protein has product MFILKEKFLKYISHFKEYLEKDFMNQLPFLIPVIFLIFKLMIINTPDSFIFDEAHYIPAVRKMLSGEAANNEHPPLAKALMMYGIMFFGDNPFGWRIFIVILSVFSIYLIYKIAFELTNDRIVSISASYLFATDIMAFNIGSMAILDAPTLTFSLLGFFLFLRKKYSLSAIAFGLSFLCKITSLFIIASILLFFLLKIFYEKRNIFEILNEWFKVFEKIFIIAFIVSIIGLTIYDIHYKAFTTPFEHIDFMFNYHSSLTFNSTQAKEVVFPHQWITVFPPAPYYVVTVQEKVGEMVVREYHTIAYYGVYSPIWWTIWVIFPISIYEIIYYLRKGRYEKELDIPLFIFSWIALNFFPYIPMAYLLHRWVYSFYFYIVIPALCIATPYYLIKGDKSKTSLLMLITMQSFWFFYWFPVKSKIHIDLLSMLGLSV; this is encoded by the coding sequence ATGTTTATTCTTAAAGAAAAATTTTTAAAATATATCTCGCATTTTAAAGAATATTTAGAAAAAGATTTTATGAATCAGCTCCCTTTCCTAATACCAGTAATATTTCTTATTTTTAAACTTATGATAATTAATACTCCTGATAGTTTCATTTTTGATGAAGCACATTATATTCCAGCTGTTCGTAAAATGTTATCAGGTGAAGCAGCAAATAATGAGCACCCTCCATTAGCTAAGGCTCTTATGATGTATGGAATAATGTTTTTTGGAGATAATCCATTTGGATGGCGTATTTTTATAGTAATTTTAAGTGTATTCTCAATATATTTAATATATAAAATTGCATTTGAATTAACTAATGATAGAATAGTTTCTATTTCTGCCTCATATTTATTTGCAACAGATATTATGGCTTTTAATATAGGTTCAATGGCTATACTTGATGCTCCAACTTTAACTTTCTCTCTTTTAGGATTTTTCTTATTTTTAAGAAAAAAGTATTCTTTAAGTGCTATAGCCTTTGGATTAAGCTTTTTATGTAAAATAACTTCTCTTTTTATTATTGCAAGTATATTATTATTTTTTTTATTAAAAATTTTTTATGAAAAGAGAAATATCTTTGAAATATTAAATGAGTGGTTTAAAGTTTTTGAGAAAATATTTATAATAGCCTTCATTGTTAGTATAATTGGATTAACAATATATGATATACATTATAAAGCTTTTACAACACCATTCGAGCATATAGATTTTATGTTCAATTATCATTCATCTTTAACATTTAACTCAACACAAGCTAAAGAAGTTGTTTTTCCTCATCAATGGATTACAGTTTTTCCACCAGCACCATATTATGTAGTTACAGTTCAAGAAAAAGTTGGTGAAATGGTTGTTAGGGAATATCATACTATAGCATATTATGGAGTTTATAGTCCAATATGGTGGACTATATGGGTTATTTTTCCTATATCAATTTATGAAATAATATATTATTTAAGAAAAGGAAGATATGAGAAAGAACTTGATATACCATTATTTATTTTTTCATGGATTGCATTAAATTTCTTTCCATATATTCCTATGGCATATCTTTTGCATAGATGGGTTTATTCATTTTACTTTTATATAGTAATCCCTGCATTATGCATAGCGACTCCATATTATTTAATTAAAGGGGATAAATCTAAAACTTCTTTATTAATGCTTATTACAATGCAATCTTTCTGGTTTTTCTATTGGTTTCCTGTAAAATCAAAAATCCATATAGATTTATTAAGTATGCTTGGTTTATCTGTGTAG